The following coding sequences lie in one Phaenicophaeus curvirostris isolate KB17595 chromosome 5, BPBGC_Pcur_1.0, whole genome shotgun sequence genomic window:
- the SIRT3 gene encoding NAD-dependent protein deacetylase sirtuin-3, mitochondrial isoform X3 gives MERGAGRRLLAAAWRSLWERGPRPGGCNGVSGIPAWLSPRPADRGGTAGSGAGSRSQGSRSFSLSAAARAVLGTGQWGGDGGKQKLSLRDVAELIRKKECRRVVVMAGAGISTPSGIPDFRSPGSGLYSNLEQYDIPYPEAIFELAYFFANPKPFFTLAKELYPGNYRPNYAHYFLRLLHEKGQLLRLYTQNIDGLERVAGIPPDKLVEAHGTFATATCTVCRRNFPGEKFRVEPFASLAGAVRSSVPRILINRDLVGPFAWQQRSKDVAQLGDVVSGVEKLVELLGWAVEMEALIQKEKEKLDAKGR, from the exons aTGGagcgcggcgcggggcggcggctgCTGGCGGCGG CGTGGAGGAGCCTGTGGGAGCGCGGCCCCAGGCCCGGCGGCTGCAATGGGGTCTCGGGGATCCCGGCCTGGCTCTCCCCTCGCCCTGCAGACAGAGGAGGAACAGCCGGCTCCGGAGCAGGGAG CAGGAGCCAGGGATCCCGGTCCTTCTCGCTGtctgctgctgccagagccGTTCTGGGAACGGGCCAGTGGGGAGGAGACGGTGGGAAGCAGAAGCTCTCCCTGCGGGATGTGGCAGAGCTAATTCGGAAGAAGGAGTGTCGCCGGGTGGTGGTGATGGCTGGCGCAGGGATCAGCACACCTAGTGGCATCCCGGATTTCAG GTCGCCGGGGAGTGGCCTCTACAGCAACCTGGAGCAGTACGACATCCCCTACCCTGAGGCCATCTTTGAACTGGCCTATTTCTTCGCCAACCCCAAGCCCTTCTTCACCTTGGCCAAGGAGCTCTACCCCGGCAACTACAGACCCAACTACGCCCACTACTTCCTGAGGCTCCTGCACGAGAAGGGGCAGCTCCTGCGCCTCTACACCCAGAACATAGATGGGCTGGAGAGGG TTGCTGGGATCCCTCCCGATAAACTGGTGGAAGCCCACGGCACCTTTGCCACTGCCACGTGTACCGTCTGCCGAAGGAACTTCCCAGGAGAGAAATTCCGG GTGGAGCCGTTTGCCAGCCTGGCAGGAGCCGTCCGCAGCTCCGTCCCCCGCATCCTGATCAACCGAGACCTCGTGGGCCCCTTCGCCTGGCAGCAGCGCTCCAAGGACGTGGCCCAGCTGGGGGACGTTGTCAGCGGCGTCGAAAAGCTGGTGGAGCTGCTGGGTTGGGCTGTGGAGATGGAAGCGCTCAtccagaaggagaaagaaaag CTGGATGCAAAAGGCCGGTAG
- the SIRT3 gene encoding NAD-dependent protein deacetylase sirtuin-3, mitochondrial isoform X2: protein MERGAGRRLLAAAWRSLWERGPRPGGCNGVSGIPAWLSPRPADRGGTAGSGAGRSQGSRSFSLSAAARAVLGTGQWGGDGGKQKLSLRDVAELIRKKECRRVVVMAGAGISTPSGIPDFRSPGSGLYSNLEQYDIPYPEAIFELAYFFANPKPFFTLAKELYPGNYRPNYAHYFLRLLHEKGQLLRLYTQNIDGLERVAGIPPDKLVEAHGTFATATCTVCRRNFPGEKFRGDVMADKVPRCSVCTGLVKPDIVFFGEELPQRFWLHLTDFPMADLLFVIGTSLEVEPFASLAGAVRSSVPRILINRDLVGPFAWQQRSKDVAQLGDVVSGVEKLVELLGWAVEMEALIQKEKEKLDAKGR, encoded by the exons aTGGagcgcggcgcggggcggcggctgCTGGCGGCGG CGTGGAGGAGCCTGTGGGAGCGCGGCCCCAGGCCCGGCGGCTGCAATGGGGTCTCGGGGATCCCGGCCTGGCTCTCCCCTCGCCCTGCAGACAGAGGAGGAACAGCCGGCTCCGGAGCAGGGAG GAGCCAGGGATCCCGGTCCTTCTCGCTGtctgctgctgccagagccGTTCTGGGAACGGGCCAGTGGGGAGGAGACGGTGGGAAGCAGAAGCTCTCCCTGCGGGATGTGGCAGAGCTAATTCGGAAGAAGGAGTGTCGCCGGGTGGTGGTGATGGCTGGCGCAGGGATCAGCACACCTAGTGGCATCCCGGATTTCAG GTCGCCGGGGAGTGGCCTCTACAGCAACCTGGAGCAGTACGACATCCCCTACCCTGAGGCCATCTTTGAACTGGCCTATTTCTTCGCCAACCCCAAGCCCTTCTTCACCTTGGCCAAGGAGCTCTACCCCGGCAACTACAGACCCAACTACGCCCACTACTTCCTGAGGCTCCTGCACGAGAAGGGGCAGCTCCTGCGCCTCTACACCCAGAACATAGATGGGCTGGAGAGGG TTGCTGGGATCCCTCCCGATAAACTGGTGGAAGCCCACGGCACCTTTGCCACTGCCACGTGTACCGTCTGCCGAAGGAACTTCCCAGGAGAGAAATTCCGG GGGGACGTCATGGCAGACAAGGTCCCTCGCTGCTCTGTCTGCACCGGGCTCGTCAAGCCTGACATCGTGTTCTTCGGCGAGGAGCTCCCGCAGCGCTTCTGGCTCCACCTGACTGACTTCCCCATGGCAGACCTGCTCTTCGTCATCGGGACGTCGCTGGAG GTGGAGCCGTTTGCCAGCCTGGCAGGAGCCGTCCGCAGCTCCGTCCCCCGCATCCTGATCAACCGAGACCTCGTGGGCCCCTTCGCCTGGCAGCAGCGCTCCAAGGACGTGGCCCAGCTGGGGGACGTTGTCAGCGGCGTCGAAAAGCTGGTGGAGCTGCTGGGTTGGGCTGTGGAGATGGAAGCGCTCAtccagaaggagaaagaaaag CTGGATGCAAAAGGCCGGTAG
- the SIRT3 gene encoding NAD-dependent protein deacetylase sirtuin-3, mitochondrial isoform X1 translates to MERGAGRRLLAAAWRSLWERGPRPGGCNGVSGIPAWLSPRPADRGGTAGSGAGSRSQGSRSFSLSAAARAVLGTGQWGGDGGKQKLSLRDVAELIRKKECRRVVVMAGAGISTPSGIPDFRSPGSGLYSNLEQYDIPYPEAIFELAYFFANPKPFFTLAKELYPGNYRPNYAHYFLRLLHEKGQLLRLYTQNIDGLERVAGIPPDKLVEAHGTFATATCTVCRRNFPGEKFRGDVMADKVPRCSVCTGLVKPDIVFFGEELPQRFWLHLTDFPMADLLFVIGTSLEVEPFASLAGAVRSSVPRILINRDLVGPFAWQQRSKDVAQLGDVVSGVEKLVELLGWAVEMEALIQKEKEKLDAKGR, encoded by the exons aTGGagcgcggcgcggggcggcggctgCTGGCGGCGG CGTGGAGGAGCCTGTGGGAGCGCGGCCCCAGGCCCGGCGGCTGCAATGGGGTCTCGGGGATCCCGGCCTGGCTCTCCCCTCGCCCTGCAGACAGAGGAGGAACAGCCGGCTCCGGAGCAGGGAG CAGGAGCCAGGGATCCCGGTCCTTCTCGCTGtctgctgctgccagagccGTTCTGGGAACGGGCCAGTGGGGAGGAGACGGTGGGAAGCAGAAGCTCTCCCTGCGGGATGTGGCAGAGCTAATTCGGAAGAAGGAGTGTCGCCGGGTGGTGGTGATGGCTGGCGCAGGGATCAGCACACCTAGTGGCATCCCGGATTTCAG GTCGCCGGGGAGTGGCCTCTACAGCAACCTGGAGCAGTACGACATCCCCTACCCTGAGGCCATCTTTGAACTGGCCTATTTCTTCGCCAACCCCAAGCCCTTCTTCACCTTGGCCAAGGAGCTCTACCCCGGCAACTACAGACCCAACTACGCCCACTACTTCCTGAGGCTCCTGCACGAGAAGGGGCAGCTCCTGCGCCTCTACACCCAGAACATAGATGGGCTGGAGAGGG TTGCTGGGATCCCTCCCGATAAACTGGTGGAAGCCCACGGCACCTTTGCCACTGCCACGTGTACCGTCTGCCGAAGGAACTTCCCAGGAGAGAAATTCCGG GGGGACGTCATGGCAGACAAGGTCCCTCGCTGCTCTGTCTGCACCGGGCTCGTCAAGCCTGACATCGTGTTCTTCGGCGAGGAGCTCCCGCAGCGCTTCTGGCTCCACCTGACTGACTTCCCCATGGCAGACCTGCTCTTCGTCATCGGGACGTCGCTGGAG GTGGAGCCGTTTGCCAGCCTGGCAGGAGCCGTCCGCAGCTCCGTCCCCCGCATCCTGATCAACCGAGACCTCGTGGGCCCCTTCGCCTGGCAGCAGCGCTCCAAGGACGTGGCCCAGCTGGGGGACGTTGTCAGCGGCGTCGAAAAGCTGGTGGAGCTGCTGGGTTGGGCTGTGGAGATGGAAGCGCTCAtccagaaggagaaagaaaag CTGGATGCAAAAGGCCGGTAG
- the PSMD13 gene encoding 26S proteasome non-ATPase regulatory subunit 13, with protein sequence MKDVPGFLQQSQSAGPGQAAVWHRLEELYNKKLWHQLTLQVLDFVQDPCFAQGDGLIKLYENFISEFEHRVNPLSLVEIILHVVRQMTDPNVALTFLEKTREKVKSSDEAVILCKTAIGALKLNIGDLQVTKETIEEVEEMLNNLPGVTSVHSRFYDLSSKYYQTIGNHASYYKDALRFLGCIDVKDLPVSEQQERAFTLGLAGLLGEGVYNFGELLMHPVLESLRNTEQQWLIDTLYAFNSGNVETFQSLKSAWGQQLDLAANEALLLQKIQLLCLMEMTFTRPANHRQLTFEEIAKSAKVTVNEVELLVMKALSVGLVKGSIDEVDKRVHMTWVQPRVLDLQQIKGMKDRLEFWCTDVRSMEMLVEHQAHDILT encoded by the exons atgaaGGACGTGCCGGGgtttctgcagcagagccagagcGCGGGGCCGGGCCAGGCCGCCGTCTGGCACCGCCTGGAGGAGCTCTATAACAAGAA GCTCTGGCACCAGCTGACCCTGCAGGTGTTGGACTTCGTCCAGGACCCCTGCTTTGCCCAGGGAGATGGGCTCATCAAG CTTTATGAGAACTTCATCAGCGAGTTTGAGCACAG GGTGAACCCCCTGTCGCTGGTGGAGATCATCCTGCACGTCGTCAGGCAGATGACGG atcCCAATGTGGCCCttacttttctggaaaagaCTCGAGAAAAG GTCAAGAGCAGCGACGAAGCCGTCATCCTGTGCAAAACGGCCATCGGGGCGCTCAAGCTGAACATCGGGGACCTGCAGGTCACCAAG GAGACCATCGAGGAGGTCGAGGAGATGctgaacaacctccctggggtGACTTCGGTCCACAGCCGCTTCTACGACCTCTCCAGCAAGTACTACCAGACGATTGGGAACCATGCCTCCTACTATAAAGATGCGCTGCGGTTTCTGGGGTGCATTGACGTGAAAGATCTACCGG tctcggagcagcaggagagagccTTCACCCTGGGACTGGCCGGGCTCCTGGGAGAGGGCGTTTATAACTTTGGAGAGCTG CTGATGCACCCGGTCCTGGAGTCCCTGAGGAACACGGAGCAGCAGTGGCTGATTGACACCCTCTACGCCTTCAACAGCGGCAACGTGGAGACGTTCCAGTCTCTGAAGTCAGCTTGGGGTCAGCAG CTGGATCTGGCCGCAAACGAAGCGCTCCTGCTGCAGAAGATCCAGCTGTTGTGTCTGATGGAG ATGACTTTCACCCGGCCGGCCAATCACAGACAGCTCACCTTCGAAGAGATTGCCAAGAGTGCCAAAGTCACTGTAAACGAG gtggagctgctggtgatGAAGGCTCTCTCAGTGGGCCTGGTAAAGGGCAGCATCGATGAAGTCGATAAGCGAGTGCACATGACGTGGGTGCAGCCACGCGTGCTGGATTTACAGCAG ATCAAGGGGATGAAGGACCGCCTGGAGTTCTGGTGCACGGATGTGAGGAGCATGGAGATGCTGGTGGAGCACCAAGCCCATGACATCCTGACATAG